From the Sphaerochaeta sp. genome, one window contains:
- a CDS encoding transposase, with product MYPNQNFRKHFPEYEFPEEYSSVSRSCCLKIGTYLVIDRIVKSFEIPKMINTILGEKDGLLFLDFAAYSIITEGNAAQYYPDYAYNHALFTQGMKIFSDSKISSLLSQMPESTSSLFLAKWNENMDHRKKIYISYDSTNKNSQAGDLEIVEYGHPKDDQGLPVFGYSIAYDSTNSIPLFYEQYPGSIVDISQLEFMLSKAQAYGYRSATFILDRGYFSKANIMEMENKGYNFILMVKGMNKLVNSIIEEKKNSFESSRECYIRRYETYGTTVKCKLYADDTKDRYIHLYHSNQRRAAESMVLETKLNKMMDAMDKLKGSRYVFQQSFLHYFKLTYDKDGTFLMYEERQDIVERELNTCGYFCIVTSEKMTAKQALEIYKSRDENEKLFRGDKSYLGNKSMRVYSDRSTTSKILIEFVALIIRCRLYTYIKDTFKDVVAKPNYATVPAAIRELEKIEMSRDYDGIYRLDHAVTKKQKDILKCFGLDADMVKQLSIAISKQLREKEAI from the coding sequence CTTTGAGATTCCCAAGATGATTAACACCATTCTCGGAGAAAAGGATGGCTTGTTGTTCTTGGACTTTGCAGCATACTCAATCATTACAGAAGGCAATGCTGCACAGTATTATCCGGACTATGCTTACAATCATGCACTGTTCACACAGGGTATGAAGATATTCAGTGATTCCAAGATATCATCACTTCTGTCTCAAATGCCGGAAAGTACTTCTTCTCTGTTTCTTGCAAAGTGGAATGAGAATATGGATCACAGGAAGAAGATTTACATCAGTTATGATTCCACAAACAAAAACAGTCAGGCAGGAGACCTTGAGATTGTAGAGTACGGGCATCCTAAAGATGACCAGGGGTTACCGGTGTTCGGATACTCAATTGCCTACGACAGTACCAACAGCATTCCTCTGTTTTATGAACAGTATCCCGGATCAATAGTTGACATCAGCCAATTGGAGTTCATGCTTTCAAAGGCTCAAGCATATGGATACAGAAGTGCCACATTTATTCTGGACAGAGGATACTTTTCCAAAGCCAACATTATGGAGATGGAAAACAAAGGTTACAACTTCATCCTCATGGTCAAGGGAATGAATAAGCTTGTAAACAGTATCATAGAAGAGAAGAAGAACTCCTTTGAATCATCAAGGGAATGTTACATAAGAAGATATGAAACCTATGGAACTACAGTGAAATGCAAACTCTATGCTGATGACACAAAAGACAGATACATTCATCTTTATCATTCCAACCAGCGCAGGGCTGCAGAGAGTATGGTTCTTGAAACAAAACTCAACAAGATGATGGATGCCATGGACAAGCTCAAGGGAAGCAGATATGTCTTTCAGCAAAGTTTTTTGCATTATTTTAAACTCACCTATGACAAAGACGGTACATTTCTCATGTACGAAGAAAGACAGGATATTGTTGAGAGAGAACTCAATACCTGTGGGTACTTTTGCATAGTCACATCTGAAAAGATGACAGCCAAGCAAGCTCTTGAAATCTACAAATCCCGTGATGAGAATGAAAAGCTCTTCAGAGGAGACAAATCCTATCTTGGAAACAAATCCATGAGAGTGTATTCAGACAGATCCACAACCTCCAAGATACTCATTGAGTTTGTGGCACTTATCATAAGATGCCGTTTGTACACATACATCAAAGACACTTTTAAGGATGTGGTGGCGAAACCAAACTATGCAACTGTGCCGGCTGCGATTCGTGAGCTGGAGAAGATAGAGATGAGCCGTGATTATGATGGTATCTACCGGCTTGATCATGCTGTGACAAAGAAACAGAAAGATATCCTTAAATGCTTTGGACTTGATGCAGACATGGTAAAGCAATTATCTATTGCAATCAGCAAACAGCTCAGAGAAAAGGAGGCAATCTAA